A stretch of DNA from Phaenicophaeus curvirostris isolate KB17595 chromosome 21, BPBGC_Pcur_1.0, whole genome shotgun sequence:
AGACTATTTATCTTTCATATTTGTTCACTTTTTCTCAATTTTCTAATTGTCCATTTAATCCATCCTTTCTCACagatctccttttctttcccttctccctcctgtcGCAAACAGCCTGTCCCTTCCTCTCAGTTCCACTTTCAAGCCTCCTAGCTTCACTTTCTTagctggttggactcgatgatccagtgggtctcttccaacctggttattctaagattctatcCCCAAATTCTTGTGTTTCTTCGTTCTCCCACTCCGTACTCTCCCACACACCTTAGTAAAGTCTTGGGGAGCCTTCAACAAGAACTCTTTCTCTTGCTACCTGTGTCACTTTGCAAGTAAAAGAGTCAAGAGTTTTTCTTACCCTCAGAGacctctctcctccctttcttgcttctgcagccaAATAAAATGCCATTCCTCTTTTCAGGTTCCACATTCCAAGAACTGAGCTGCATCGTATGCAGGAACTTCCCAAGAAACAATGGCCAGGCTAGTGCAAGGTCCACCCAAGTTTCATCCCTCCGAGTGGGACATGGCAAACAAGATGCAATGTGCCAGCGCAGAGGCGCAGAAATGCCGGTCCGAGCGCCTCACGGCTGAGAGTCAGAGGCTGGTGGATGAAATAGAAAGGACAACTCGGAAAACCCAGAGTGATGTCAGCAAGAAAATAGGTAATGCCAAGTGTTCTGCAAGTGTTGTGACGTCTTATTTGAGGTATATGTTTAAAACggacttaaaaaataaatggataGTGAGTAGGAATACATGTGAACACCGTGCTCTCTGATTGCATGGGATAATGCGAAGTAatgtaaaaaacattttgaggcagattctttattttaaaataaataaattacttctcTTAACCATTCAGAAAGCTATTCCAACCAAACCTCATgacagagaggtggtggatgccccagccctggaaacatttaaggtcaagctggatggggctctaaaCACCCTGATTgagttgaaggtgtccctgctcattgcaggggttggactggatgggctttaaagctccttcccaacccatcccatgattctatgtgaaCCCCACTGAGGCTTCATCTAGACATAGAGCTGTTTCAGTATAACCAAAAGTGGCTTTTAAATGCACCTGAAATAGAACTATGCTAACTTTTATTTCGGATGCTGTAAAGCTCTCTGTAAGCCAGGCCAGGTCTAAATTAATGACACGGTTTGAACCACGTGGTCTGGTTTTATCCCTAATTACAGCCACAGTGTTGCAAATCTGTCCCCACATGTCAGCCTGCAGCACCACATACACTCCGTTATGGAATAAGTCTGTTTTTAGCCATACCTAAGATCATTTATATGCTCTGCCATATAAAATGGGGTTCTGTTAATACCCACTtgatttcctttctgcagagcagagacgggaagaaataaaattctggAAGCAAGAGTTAGATAACAAACTTGCACAGATAGTTCATGAGACAGAGGTACTGCTGACTTTCAAGACGAGGCTGAAGAAATCTCTAGAGAGCTGCAAAGAGCTACTTGCCATTGCCCAAAAGTGTCTCCTGACCAGGTGAGATGATTAAGAAGAAACACATttaaggagagagaaaaaataatctagGTAATGAACCtttaacaaataatttaaaaggcTGCAAACTAGAGGCTTGCCTAACTTTGTCTGATTTAGGTGTTGTAACACTGGGGAATCAAGGACATTTAAGGAAAGGCTTCCTGTGTGGCAAGGAAAAGCCTTCAATTTGGACAGCTGTCTTTATCACCTTCTGTGAGCTGCAGGCACTGGAACAATGTGGCTTATggctttttgctctttttctttaggCAGCGGCGAGTTGGGATTGACTTGGTGCATGATGAAGTGGAACAGGAACTGATGAAGGAAGTTGAAGTCCTCCAGGAGGCCGTGGCCTTGCTTCAGCGTACATTGGAACAGACTGATGAGCAAATCAGGTGCAGTAACTGAATACTGATAGCTGGAAAGCAGGACAGCCGCGATCCTTAGAAgctggagggtcaggctgaGCACAGGTCCAAAGATACCATCAGTGTTAAATAGTTACAGAGGGTCAGTTCTGATTTGTACCATTCAATCAGCAATGCTGAGCAGTTCTGGTTGTCAGAACTCAAGGTACTTGCACATAATCCCCAGTCTTTTCATGATTAGTCCTGTGCCTTTAATTCTGATGGGAACTCTACCACCAATTTATATGAAGGCAACTTCATGCTCTAGATTTTGGGACTTTGCAACTAGCATTTCATACAAGAAGAATTCCATAACAGCATTTGTATTCCCTAATGCTGTACGCATGCGTGTTAGGGACACCTGTGAGTGCCTGTACCTTTGGCTTAGAGTCTGTTTCTTCTAGAATAAACCGTTCCGCAAAGTACAACCTGGAAATGGACCTGAAGGACAAGTTTACAGCTCTGACTATAGATGATTACTGTGCAAACGTGGCAAGCAACACTCCTGATATCGGATACACTGATAACGCAGTGAAAATAGAGGGAAAGTAAGTGGTTATTTAGTTCAATGAAAATATGATAACTACATAGCTCATATGAACTGTTATAGCAAGATTAATGTAGTTTTGTGTAAAACAGACTATATCTGTCCATCATCTGTCTGttgtagattttcttttttatacttCTGTCTATAACTTTAGTATCTGtgaaatagaatcatggaatggtttgggctgaaagggaccctaaagctcatccagctccaccccctCCTTCCGTGGGCAGGAATACttcctcctactggatcaggttactccaagccccagccaacctggccttgaacacctccagggatggggcagccacgacttctcttggcaacctgggacagggcctcccTGTAGTTAGGGGTTCGCCTCTCCCCTACGGTGCTCCAACCGGGTTCTGTAAGTGCCTGTCTCATAGGTGGTGAACTGTGTGAGAGGATAAGTGAATGGTTTGTGTGAATAGTTCCCTGCTATTAACAGCTGAATTATATTAGTAAGAACAGCTAAATTAATAAAAGGTGTTCTAAGAAATCTTGGTTATCGTCTGGGTTTCCCCCACAACTACTTAAATCCTTTATCAGGGAAAGGAAAGTTATAACAAAGATGCTCTGTGACTTCATCAAAGTTGTTTTCATGCTACCCTTGTGTActtcattctgaaatatttgtgaCAGAGCGGGTCTTTATTTTGTAGGATTCCCAGCATTCATTTGGGACACGCAGCTCATAGTACTGCTTTGTTCCCAGATTTGTGGTTACAGATTTATGAAGTCACAGAGGGCCTGATGCTGCCAGTTAATGACTTTTGATTATGAATCTCTTTCAGCTTTGTTAGCCCTGAAGCGTGGGTAGATTTCTCAAACGCAAACATTGAAAAGGCTGACAAGCAGAGAAACAATTCTTTGGCACTGCAGGCGCTGATTGACAGCATCCTCTCACAGACAGTGAATGACATGCGCAAGCAACGTGAGGTGGTGGATGTTGCGTTTAAAAATAGGGTGAAGGAAGTCGAGGATGCCAAGCACAACCTGGAGATGCTCCTTGCAATGGTAAGTGGTGGGGAACAGTCAGCAAAACAGTAGAAATAATGGGTTGTCTACCAgttcagagaatcatggaatcattaaggttggaaaagacgtctaAACTCACCcaatccaaccatcagcccaacaccaccagcCTACGAAactatgtcctgaagtgccatgtctacacattttttttaacatctccagggctggagattctaccactgccctgggcagcccgtgcCAATACTTCACCacactttcagtaaagaaatttttcctaatatccagtctaaacctcccctagcgcagcttgaggctgtttcccctcatcccatctcttgttacttgggagaccAGCACGCACCTCatactcctttcaggtagttgtagagagcaataaggtctcccctcggcctcctctcctccagactaaacagccccagttcccagtgctgctgtagGCAAACAATTTTGCTTATGATTTTTAGTTAAATGGGGTTCCTATAGAATTGTCAAAATTGTCATATTAGAGACTAATAACTTATAAAGTCAGAGTCAATGTGCTTGAAATTTGACACATGAAAATTGAGTGTAAGtggtaaaaattaatttctgagtGTAAATCTCCAGTTTCACTCAGAACAGTGTCACCTGTTTTCCAATGAAGGAATCATAATTCTGGCTGACCTTTGTAAAATATCCTTTGATGAAATAACATCTTAACATAATGAGTATTACTATTGTTATTACTGTAACTGTTAAAGGTGAGGTTGATGATTTCATGCAATGTAAGAGACATTGTGCAGCACTACCTTCTCTTGGGTTTGTTCAGGTGATGGATGAGACTGCCTCACAGGAGAAGAACATTGCATCCTTAAAGAAAGCAATCACTGATAAAGAAGGACCCATTAAAGCGGCTCAAACAGTCTTAGAAGCAAGAAACCATCGCCCCAATGTGGAATTATGTTATGACACAGTGCAATACAGGCTGATTAGTGAAGTTCAAGAGATTAAAACAAACATTCAAAGGCAAGTGGAAATGATGAGAGAGGGGAAAATCCATGGTATCAACTTCTGGATTAATTGAATGAGTCCAAGCTGGGAATTGCTTTTCCCACAAGGGGAGGACACTAAAGGAAGCTGCATGAATATTGTTTCCCTCTGAATCCTCtcctgtaatttatttttttgctcaGAATTCTTAccccacatgaaaaaaaaaccctatccaGGTGTTTTTAACTGATGTCTTGTCTGTATTTTCCCTGTTAGACTAACAGACACCCTGGCACAGGCTGAGACAGAGCTGAAAGGATTGCGCCGTCGACAGCTTTCCTTGGAGGAGGAGATCCAGGTCAAGGAGAACACATTGCACATTGACAAAGTGCTCTGCATGCAAATGAGAAAGTCTGCTCACGTTAACAACTTCTGAAGCCACCATACTGGGAGATTGTGTGTGGTTCCAAAGAGCCAGCTCCTGTTGAAACTTTATCGAGAAACCTCCTGATTTATTGGTTTGGCTCAATGCTGTCCTGGTTCTACTTGTGCAAGGTAATTAAACTTACAGCTGTCTATGCTCTAGAACCCTTAATGAAATCTCCCACATAGCAATAAAATTCCAATTTGAGTTGATCACCTCCTTAACCCATGTCTCACTTTCCCTGTTTGTAAAATGGCAACAACCAGATGGGCTTCATTGGTGTTTGAAGCTCAAAAAATGAGAAGggctggaaaaaagaaaggcctTATTTTCACTAGAGATACctataaggttggaaaagggctCACTGCTTCCTTTGGTTCTGGCAAGGAAAAACTAAGCAAAGGTAAGAATAACTAATGCTGAAGACATAGTAGGTCAGTTCCCAAGTCTAACGCTTTAATGCATGGAGAGTAATATTGTCCCTTGCCTCTCTCTTGCTGTAATGGTATCTCTCTTTCAAGATTCAAATCCCTCCAAAGGATCTGTTCATTGCTTGCAGATGTCAGTGGGTGTTCTTCTTTCTCCATGTGCTTTACGTCAGCGGGCAGGTGAGGGCAAAATAATCAAGCTCTGAATCAATGAGGTTTTTGAACTTCCTGTAAATGTCACGCAACAGCTGATCCTCCTCACTGGtctcttgtttgtttgtgtaAATCCTGACCTGTAAGCACAAATGACAGCTGCCTCTCAGATACCTCGAGCAGGCTCA
This window harbors:
- the TEKT1 gene encoding tektin-1, which produces MARLVQGPPKFHPSEWDMANKMQCASAEAQKCRSERLTAESQRLVDEIERTTRKTQSDVSKKIEQRREEIKFWKQELDNKLAQIVHETEVLLTFKTRLKKSLESCKELLAIAQKCLLTRQRRVGIDLVHDEVEQELMKEVEVLQEAVALLQRTLEQTDEQIRINRSAKYNLEMDLKDKFTALTIDDYCANVASNTPDIGYTDNAVKIEGNFVSPEAWVDFSNANIEKADKQRNNSLALQALIDSILSQTVNDMRKQREVVDVAFKNRVKEVEDAKHNLEMLLAMVMDETASQEKNIASLKKAITDKEGPIKAAQTVLEARNHRPNVELCYDTVQYRLISEVQEIKTNIQRLTDTLAQAETELKGLRRRQLSLEEEIQVKENTLHIDKVLCMQMRKSAHVNNF